A stretch of the Uranotaenia lowii strain MFRU-FL chromosome 3, ASM2978415v1, whole genome shotgun sequence genome encodes the following:
- the LOC129750578 gene encoding immunoglobulin domain-containing protein oig-4-like gives MKFIHKTSICLMLLVVLIVLIEDASARRGRARGRTKSRMQIGLPITGKYRDPESDQYYNNNNGAKITLASHFDYEYVLGHKIAFLCVARGTPRPTITWFKDGVEIFSHLYLHVHEWYIGKDKVKSKIEIDPATQMDAGVYECTADNMYSIDRRSFKTDFSIAFD, from the exons ATGAAATTCATCCACAAAACATCGATCTGTCTGATGCTGCTGGTCGTACTAATTGTTCTGATAGAAGATGCTTCGGCACGTCGTGGTCGCGCTCGAGGTCGCACAAAATCCAGG ATGCAAATTGGTTTGCCAATTACAGGAAAATATCGAGATCCGGAATCCGACCAGTACTACAACAATAATAAC GGAGCGAAAATCACTTTGGCCTCACACTTTGATTATGAATACGTGTTGGGGCACAAGATTGCTTTTCTCTGTGTAGCCCGAGGAACGCCACGGCCAACCATAACCTGGTTCAAGGATGGCGTCGAGATCTTCAGCCATCTATACCTTCAT gTTCACGAATGGTACATCGGCAAGGATAAGGTGAAGTCGAAAATTGAGATCGATCCCGCTACGCAGATGGATGCCGGAGTCTACGAATGCACCGCCGACAATATGTACTCGATCGATCGGAGGAGTTTCAAAACTGATTTCTCGATTGCGTTCGATTAG
- the LOC129750577 gene encoding guanine nucleotide-binding protein subunit beta-2, whose protein sequence is MAPKDDAEVTALKKELNDLIAKMKEDQKKAADCTLNDKCSDMGDVPKVRISTKKFLKGHINKVNSVHYAGDSRHCVTGSLDGKLIIWDTWTGNKVQVIPLRSAWVMSVAYADSGNFVACGGMDNMCTVYDLNNRDAQGNAKIVRELAGYEGFLSSCRFLDDTHVLTGSGDMKICIWDLQVGKKTSEFDAHAGDVVSISMSPDKNTYVTGSVDRTCKLWDVRESTPKQTFFGHEADVNSVSYHPSGYAFATGSEDKTARLFDLRSDQQIGHYEPPNKSSGFTSCALSLSGRYILCGSDDNNVHIWDSMKGQHNGTLSGHENRVTSICMAPNGMALASCSWDQHVRIWV, encoded by the exons GAGGACCAGAAAAAGGCAGCCGACTGTACGCTAAATGACAAATGTTCCGATATGGGAGATGTGCCGAAAGTGCGTATCAGCACGAAAAAGTTCCTGAAAGGACACATCAACAAGGTTAACTCGGTACACTATGCAGGGGATTCGAGGCACTGCGTGACGGGCTCGCTCGATGGCAAATTGATCATCTGGGACACGTGGACCGGAAACAAGGTACAAGTTATTCCGCTACGGTCGGCTTGGGTCATGAGCGTGGCATATGCCGATTCGGGGAATTTCGTTGCCTGCGGTGGAATGGACAACATGTGCACCGTTTACGATTTGAACAATCGAGACGCTCAAGGCAATGCCAAAATCGTTAGGGAGCTGGCTGGGTACGAGGGGTTTTTGAGTTCCTGTCGATTTTTGGATGACACGCATGTGTTGACTGGGTCAGGTGATATGAAAAT CTGTATCTGGGATCTTCAGGTTGGCAAAAAGACATCAGAATTTGATGCTCACGCCGGTGACGTTGTGTCCATCTCGATGAGTCCGGACAAAAACACCTATGTGACGGGATCGGTCGATCGTACTTGCAAGCTGTGGGACGTCCGGGAATCGACACCGAAGCAGACATTCTTCGGCCACGAAGCCGATGTCAATAGCGTTAGT TATCATCCGAGTGGATATGCCTTCGCCACCGGTTCGGAAGATAAAACGGCTCGACTGTTTGATTTGCGATCAGATCAACAAATCGGACATTACGAGCCGCCAAACAAGAGCAGTGGATTCACTTCTTGTG cacTTTCCCTAAGTGGAAGATACATTCTATGTGGATCAGATGACAACAACGTTCACATCTGGGATTCCATGAAGGGTCAACACAATG GAACACTAAGCGGTCACGAAAATCGAGTCACCTCGATCTGCATGGCTCCAAATGGAATGGCACTGGCATCGTGCAGCTGGGATCAGCATGTTCGCATTTGGGTCTGA